The Carassius carassius chromosome 5, fCarCar2.1, whole genome shotgun sequence DNA window AACAATATTTCAACATACTTTATCCGCTGCCAAAAATGGGTGAGAACATCTCTTACCTTTCCTTCCAGTGTTTCAATGCATAAGTTATAAGATGTGCCTTTGGATGTTTacattgttgtttattttatgatGTGCGCCAGACCTGATAGCGATTCCAGATTTCCAGTCAGGAGCAATGGAGAACTGGGGCTTGACTACTTATAGGGAGACATCTCTTCTGTACGATCCTGACATCTCATCAGCCTCCGATAAGCTCTGGGTTACACTAGTGATAGGACACGAGCTGGCCCATCAggttatatattaaatacattctcAATCACGTCTGGTATTAGCTAGGCCAGTGAATTACAGGAGTAAAGTACTATTAAAGGTAAGCAGGTAATTGTGAGCTAAATGTaagttattttctttctttctttctactcCCCAGTGGTTTGGTAACCTGGTGACCATGGAGTGGTGGAATGACATATGGCTGAATGAAGGCTTTGCCCGATATATGGAATTTGTCTCACTTGAAGCAGTATATCCAGAGCTTAAAGTTGTATGTTCAAGCTTCAGATATTTCTGTCTGTATAATGAAAGTTGTAATGCATAAGGCGGTCATTATCGTAAACCCTGAAGGGTGATCAAGACCCACGTGTATTACTGTGAAGGGGTTTATTTTGGGACAAGGACCACCTGAGTGTACATTAGCTATATATGCTTATAcagacattttcattttgtttaacttaatgtactaaaataactaaaactaaaaaaaaaaaaaaaaagtatactataaatatatattttttaatgtgataCATGATAAATCacccaaaaaatactaaaactttactTGGGTGATCAAGACCCACGTGTATCACCGTCAAGGAGTTTATTTTGAGACAGCAACCAGCTGATTGTATTTATGCTTATACAACCTTTCCCATTTTcattttgtcataaacatcataatttgatttactaaaataactaaaacttaaataaaaattgaaaataatatatagatattctaaaataaaactaatacaaatgaTCAATCACcccaaaaatactaaaacttaattcaaatgaaaattaagTGATATAGAAACTGTAgtagtactaaaataacactgattacacagctcacaaaaaaaatgtatatgaaatagtgattttaagctttttatataatttttatgataaTTTTTATGAAGATGGCATCATATGTCAAAACAAGAGGGAGCGAGTCCGCTTTTTGATACAAGACATTTCAAAGAGGTGCTGGTTTCTGATGGACAGTTTTGCTGCAGATGACAGTGAATAAAATCAGGAAGTCCAAAgtcagttaataaaataaaataaatcatttaaaatgtatcaataaataaataaacaaactggtTTTAGAGTCTCACATGCTTTCTTTTGCATGTTATAGGAGGACCACTTCCTGGACACCTGTTTCGGAGCTATTGGACGGGATTCTCTAAATTCTTCCAGGCCAATTTCCAGTTTAGCTGAGAACCCTACTCAGATAAAGGAAATGTTTGATACAGTGTCATATGATAAGGTGGGGAAACACTTTAACAACGTGAAAACATTCTCaccattttgaattattttagttaatCAAATGTATCTGCTTTATTACTGAATATTTTAGGGAGCATGCATTCTCCATATGCTGAGGAATTTCTTGACAAACGAAGGCTTTCAGAGTGGCATAATTCGGTACCTTCGGAGGTTCAGGTACAGCAATGCCAGAAATGAAGACCTGTGGGACAGCCTTATTAAAGTATGTCACTTCTTCATCCCATTCCTTTTTGTTCTGTCATACATTTATAATCCAGCATCAAAACAAaaactcacactctctctttatACTCTCTGCACAGACGTGTTCTGAGGAGGAATTTACAGCAGGAGAATACTGTTACAGCAGTACCCAAGCCACTAAAAATGCGGTAAAGATGTCACATcatgaataaaatattacatttttgctaTTTATAATTCACAGCAGTCCATAAACACAGAATGTAGAACGAGAATTTTTCAGTGTGTTTTTGCACCTTGAAGGTGATATTTAACATTCTGAATAACTTTGCATTGCAGTATCGTTTTGCTGGGGAGCATATAGACCTGAAGAAAATGATGTATACGTGGACTTTACAAAAGGGCATACCGCTGGTCACGGTGAGGCGGGAAGGCAGGAGACTTTATGTTGGGCAAGAGCGCTTCTTAAAGATAGTCCTGCCCAATGATCCCTCATGGAATTCACTTCAAGAAGGGTAAACCACAACAAAATGACATGAGTTCACTGTTTAATTCAGTAGTTCTTTAATATTTATACCACAATAAGGGCAGTAAATATATGACTGACTGAGTCTTCATAAcagaaatttaaaattattttccatAGCTACCTGTGGCACATCCCTTTGACATACAGAACAAGCCACTCTGAACAAGAGATGAAGCACTTATTGACCACTAAATCAGGTGAGATCACACATTTATACACAGTATTAGAGGCCACCGGGGACTGTTCTCACAAGGAAGTTGTGACAAAGTTTTAAATCTAAaggttttaaagttttaaatctagacaaaggttgttttttttcataaatgtccCAAAACAACGgttatatatttgtgtttgttgccttttacatttatcttttttttgtttcataattgttttactgtttaaatttatttgaaaagcTAGTAAGTTATTTATGGCAGGTCCCATTGTGATAATTTACTCACAGTCTTATTTAATAATTCTTTATATACTCTTATACCTatagttttgttattaatattttgtaatattttgaattcaatatttttatttaattttattatatgcttttgtcatttttttagtttttagttttccaGTTGTACAACCCTGCTTACCCATGGAGTGTAAAAATATTTTGCCTGTAATATTAAATGGCATAAGATGTCTGAAAGCTAGCCCTAGTCTCCCCaacatatgtactgtatatacatattacTGTACATATACCAATCTGTCCAACCCAGATGTGCTGACGCTAGATGAAGAAGTTGACTGGGTGAAGCTCAACACTGACATGAATGGATATTATATTGTCCATTATGATGAAGAGGGCTGGAACTACCTGACGGAGCTGCTGAGAGTAAACCACACTGCTCTGAGCTTTAAGGACAGAGCCAGCCTCATTCATAACGCCTTCCAGCTGGTCACGTGAGTTAATGTGCAAGGCATTGCTCACATCGACTCATGAAGCATATCTCAGCTCACAGTGAAAACAGGAAATTCTATATTAGCTAACAAAATAAGCATAACTGTGTTATCCTATGAGCTCATTTGTAATGctacttcttttttctttttttttttatccagtgcAGGACGACTGTCACTAGACAGAGCTTTAGATTTGATCGGTTACTTGAAGTCTGAGACCCACAATGTTCCTCTCCTGCAAGGGCTTGGCTATCTGCAATCATTCTACAAGCTTATAGAGAAGAGACACATAGCTGACGTAACTCATAATCTGAAGGTATGACACAAACATTTCCTGGAGTCTAATCGAATTTACTGTCCTCATTCCTCCGCGTATCTGTCAAAGAGTCTTTCGTTTTAGCAAGGTTGCTTGCAGACCCACCCGCTGAGATCCTCCAAGTCTTCTTGTCTGAGTGTTTTTCATCTTGTTTGTGTGTATATCCActttatgtctgtttttttttccacagaccTACATCTTGCGGTATTTCAGAGATGTGATTGACAAGCAGACGTGGAGTGATGATGGGACAGTCTCAGACCGGAGACTGCGTGAATCGGTTCTTTCCCTTGCATGTGATTTCAATTATCCACCTTGTTTGGAAAAGGCTAAGCAGCTCTATAATAGCTGGGTGGAATCCAATGGTACAGTCAGGTGACTTGGcttcagtatttgtttttatcCAATGACACCCTCCAATATTTAATCACATATTTATCAATTTAAATGATTGTGGAAATAGATTTCTTAACAGCTGACTATTGCTTTACAATCTATACAGCTTACCCACTGATGTGTCTGAGACGGTTTACATGGTTGGAGCCCAGGATGACAGCGGTTGGGCCTATCTTCTGGAAAAATATGGTGTGTCCATGTGTGAGACAGAGAAGAGCAAATTTCTCTCAGCTTTAGCAAGCAGCAAGGACTCTAAAAAACTATCAAGGTAACTACCATTGTTATCAAtacgtatgtatgtataattataCTACCATTAGGGGTCAGTCAGatgtttctgaaataaattattgtttaatGAGCAACattgcattgaattgatcaaaagtgacattaaagacatttataatgttgcaatgtTAGGTTTCCACTTTAAATAAATgcctttcttttgaactttattcaaagaatcatgaaaaatgtaTCTGTTTTCACA harbors:
- the erap2 gene encoding endoplasmic reticulum aminopeptidase 2, whose translation is MHLLLVILLFLESQFCVQSSDSNSPAGDNLATNGLPFPWSKVRLPNYIVPVHYHLLIHPNLTTLMFNGSVKIEIDVKNNTNWVVLHSKNLKIFTATVLDEYEAHLSDKVLSVLEYPAHEQIAIFSPKILTSGEKYFLYLEFGAPLSDGFYGFYKSTYRTKAGETRVLASTHFEPTSARMALPCFDEPIFKANYTVRIRRGPSHIALSNMPLEQTVEIGNGLFEDQFEVSVKMSTYLLAFIVCDFRSVSGMTATGINISIYAVPEKWHQTHYALEAALKLLEFYEQYFNILYPLPKMDLIAIPDFQSGAMENWGLTTYRETSLLYDPDISSASDKLWVTLVIGHELAHQWFGNLVTMEWWNDIWLNEGFARYMEFVSLEAVYPELKVEDHFLDTCFGAIGRDSLNSSRPISSLAENPTQIKEMFDTVSYDKGACILHMLRNFLTNEGFQSGIIRYLRRFRYSNARNEDLWDSLIKTCSEEEFTAGEYCYSSTQATKNAYRFAGEHIDLKKMMYTWTLQKGIPLVTVRREGRRLYVGQERFLKIVLPNDPSWNSLQEGYLWHIPLTYRTSHSEQEMKHLLTTKSDVLTLDEEVDWVKLNTDMNGYYIVHYDEEGWNYLTELLRVNHTALSFKDRASLIHNAFQLVTAGRLSLDRALDLIGYLKSETHNVPLLQGLGYLQSFYKLIEKRHIADVTHNLKTYILRYFRDVIDKQTWSDDGTVSDRRLRESVLSLACDFNYPPCLEKAKQLYNSWVESNGTVSLPTDVSETVYMVGAQDDSGWAYLLEKYGVSMCETEKSKFLSALASSKDSKKLSRLLQLGMGGTVIKTQNLPSLIYMVARNPVGHFLAWDFVKKDWNELVEKFPLGSFGIRSIIVGTVTQFSSTEELREVEVFFKSITEQVSQLRVIQVATENVEKNIMWLTRNLETMRTWLQQRLN